Sequence from the Guyparkeria hydrothermalis genome:
GGTGCCGCCTTCGTGCTGCTGGGCTCGCTCGGCCTGGCCAAGCTGCCGAGCTTCTTCATGCGCCTGCACGGGCCGACCAAGGCCTCGACACTCGGGGTGGGCAGCATCCTGCTCGCCTCGGCGGTCTATTTCTCGAGCCGGGGCGGACTGTCGGTCCACGAGATACTGATCCTGATCTTCCTCTTCATCACCGCCCCGGTCAGCGCCCTGCTGATGGCACGCGCCGGCATGCACCGGGATCTAGGCGGGGAAAACCCCGCCCACGAGGAAACGCACAAGGATTGATGCCTTGGGTCGCCCAGCCGGGCGACCCGTCACTGGCAGATGGTGTGCAGGCGCTCGATCGCCTCGATCAGGCCCGGCGTCATTTCCCAGCGGTCGCGGCTGACGTACAGCCAGGCGGCTGCGTCACCGTCGGTGGTCGAATCGACTTTCGCCGGCAGAATCACCACGCTGTGCCCCGCCGCGTTGATTACCACCGGCGCCCCGTCCTCCTCGAGACCCGAGTCGACCAGCTCGTTGTCGCTGTGAACCCAGCGCCATTCCCCGCTGACCAGCACGCGCCCCAGTTCATCAGCCAGCGGCCGCAGCAACGCGTGGTGATGGCGAACGGTGGGCGGCAGGCAGGTCTCGAGCCGACGCTGCAGTGCATCGCGGTCGAGCACCTCGGCGCTGCTCACGGTAATCGGCAGGACTTCGAGGAACGGGCTCACGGCGTGATCGGCAAGACGGTCGCGCATCCGCTTGCGCTCATCGGGCGACAGCGACGCGCAGAAGGCCGCCAGGTGGTCAATCTGCGCGAGTACCGCGGTGTTGTCGGTCTCGCGCGCCGGACGCAGCATGCCGATCATCCGCTCGGGGTTACCGCCGGCATCCCGCAGCACACGCAGTTCGAGCCACATCGGTCCGACCATTGCCGGACCGGTCACTCGCCCTTCCATCGCGATCCGGTCGGCCGCGCCGCGGGCGAAATACGCCCGCAGGGCGACTTCCGGGTCATCCGACATCGGCGAGGCCGGGTCGGTGGTCCGGAACAGGTCGAACAGCGAACGCCCAACCAGCGAGTCGCGCGCCCGGCCCAGCCAATTGGCTGCCTGTCTGTTGGCGGCCACCACCTTGAGGTGTTTCGGATCGACTTCGATCAGCCCGAGAGCGGGCATGTCCAGCCAGGCGTGATGCCAGAAATCACGCTCCAGCACGATACTGCGGCTCTGTGCCCGATACCGCCCGCGCAGGAATCGCCACAGGAACACCAGCGCGGCCAAGGTGCCGAGCGTGGACAGGATCGCCGTCAGACTGAGCCATTTTTCCATCTGATCGACCGGGGCGAGCACCGTCCTGCGGTCCTGCAGCACCAGTAGGCGCGCCTGCAGGCGCTCGAGGGCGACGGTGGCGTACACGCGATCACTGCCCTCGATGCGAGTGACCCCCTCGGCCGCCTCAGGATCGGATTCGGACAGACCCTCCTGCAGCCGATCGACTATCGGAGCCGGCGTCTCCCCGACCAAGGTCGACTGCCCGCGCGGGTCGAGCGTGAGCATGGGCCAGAAACTCGAGCCGGAATCGGGCGAGTCCGGCATCCGGATCAGCAGCGTGCGCAGGCCCTCGTCGGCCTGCACGCGCCGGTTCTTCGCCTCGGCATCGTCGACCAGGGCGCGCGTGTTCAGGCGCGTCCAGAACACGAGGTACCAGGGACCGCGGCTGACGGCCGTCCGGTCGTCGTAGACGGGCAGGATCCAGAACAGATCGACCCCGCCATGCCCGCGCGTGAACCGATTGACCGTCTGCACCTCGGTGGTGATCGCGGCCTGGTCGAAATGGCGCATCTCCGGGGCCACCACGGTCGGCGAGCCGGTCTGCAGGCGGGGATTACGGTCCGGGTCCAGCAGCGTGATGGCCTGGAAGCGGGTCATCAGACCACCGCGACGCAGATCGTCCGGAAAACCGTCGACGCGGCCATCGTCCAGATCGGTCACCCACTCCTGCAGCCACTCGCGTCGCTGGGCAAGTCCCTGGACCATCTGGTCGCGCTGGTCGACCCAGTTGTCGAGCTCGATCGCGCGAATGGCGGCGAGATTGCTGACTTCGCGCTGGGCCTTGTCCAGCAGCAGGGGGGCGTACTGACGCGCCGCGACCGCCGCGATGAAGATCTGCACGGCAGCGATCACCACCAGCGCAACCAGCATCGCCCGCAACCAGAAACGAGTGCCACGAACCGGCGCCGTGCCGAAGTCGAGTTGACCCTGGCGGGCCGCGTGGAGACGGTCGACCAGCACATAGAGCAATGCGCCGGTGACCAGAACGAAGATCTCGCCGAACACGAGCCCGGCGGTGGAGATTTCCCAGTGGGCGCCGCCCAGCCGACCCAGCAGCCACTGGGTGGCCCAGATCCACAAGGAAGCAAGCAACAGGTATGCGACCGTTATCGGAAGCGCCGGTCGCATGGCCCCGATCCTCATGTCAGGCGCCGATCCGGTCCCGGAAGGCGTTGAGACGCTGGATACTGCGCATGCGTCCCATCAGCTGGAGGATCACGCCGAAACTGGGAGAGGAAGTGTGCCCCAGCAACGCGAGTCGCAACACGGGGCCAACCTTGCCCAGCTTAAGGTCGAGCGTCTTGGCGACGCCCTTGACCGCGGATTCGAGCGTATCGCTGCTTTCCCATACGGCGTCATCATCGAGCGCGACGATCAACGCGTCGACCACCATCGCCGCCGAGGCGTCGAGTTTCTCCAGCGCCTTCGGGTCGGGTTCGACGGCATCCTGGTAGAACGGAGTGGCCTCCTCGGCCATCTCCACCAGCGTGTGCACCCGATCGACGTAGGCCGGCACGATCGCCGCCGGCTTCGGGCCGTGCTCGTCGGGATCGATCCCCAGCTGGCCGAGATGCCAGCGCAGCTCGGAGGCAACCTCGGCGACCGGAAGCTCGCGCATGTAGTGCTGGTTGAGCCAACGCAGCTTCTCCGGGTTGATGCTCGACGCCGAGTGGTTGACGTCCTTGATATCGAACAGCTGGACCAGCTCGGCGCGCGAGAAGATCTCCTCGTCGCCGTGCGACCAGCCGAGGCGCACCAGGTAGTTGAGTAGCGCCTCGGGCAGGAAACCGTCGTGACGGTACTGCACCACGCTGACCGCGCCGTGACGCTTGGAAAGCTTGGCACCGTCCGGACCGTGGATCATGGGCAGGTGCGCAAACGATGGCGGCTCGACGCCCAGCGCCCGGTAGAGGTTGATCTGGCGCGGGGTGTTGTTGAGGTGGTCGTCGCCGCGCACGACATGCGTGATCTGCATGTCCATGTCGTCGACCACCACGGTTAGGTTGTAGGTCGGGCTGCCGTCGCCGCGGGCAATGATCAGGTCGTCGAGCTCGTCGTTGCGGAACGTGACGCGCCCGCGAATGGCGTCCTCGACCACCACCAGCCCGTCGAGCGGGTTCTTGAAGCGCACCACCGGCTTGACGCCCGCCGGCGGCGTGCCAGTAAAGTCACGATAGCGCCGGTCGTAACGCGGCTTCTCGCCGCGCTTCATCTGCTGCTCGCGCAGTTCGTCGAGCTCCTCGCGCGTGGCGTAGCAGTAGTAGGCCTTGTCCTCGGCGAGCAGCCGGTCGATCACCTCGCGGTACCGTTCCATCCGTTCGGTCTGGTAGAACGGCCCCTCGTCGTAGTCCAGCCCAAGCCAGGTCATGCCCTCGAGAATGGCGTTGACCGATTCGGCCGTGGAGCGTTCGCGGTCGGTGTCCTCCACCCGCAGCACGAATTCGCCGCCGTGGCGGCGGGCGAACAGGTAGCTGAACAGGGCCGTACGGGCGCCGCCAATGTGCAGATAGCCGGTGGGCGACGGAGCGAAACGGGTGCGAACGGTCATCGATACCTCTGAGGACTGCTGAAAGATGGTCGCGCTTGGCGGGACGAGATTCGGCCCCGGCCGGACAAAGCCCACATTATAGAGGTTAAGGGCCCGCTGCACGATCCATTGGCATCTCTGCAGCATCGGCTACAGCCCGGTGGCAAGCCCCAAGCCGCCGTCAAGGGCCGCCGCGCTTCACCACCGCAGCCCATGCCGCGGAGGGATGCCTTCCGACCCGAGCTCTCGGACAAGCGACGTCTCAAGGCATCCCTTCTGCCGCCATCAGGGCCGAACAGGGAAAGGCCACATCGTACTTGCTGCGAAAGCGGGTCGACGCGATCGCCTCGGCCGGCACCGATCCTCGCCATCGCTCCACCACAAGGCCCTTCGGCGAGCCGGCGCAGAAATCACGTACGGCCGCCTCGTTGCCCAGGACCACCACTGGACGCTTCAGGCGGCCATGGAAATGAAACTCGTCACGGTACTTGCCGATGAAGGCGATCGGCCGGCCGGCGTGCTGCCACTCGCCTATCTGCACGGCGAACGGCTGCAGGTCGAAGGCCGGCCGCAGCGGTGCCATTGCCAGATGACCGAGCAGGAGCCCGATCACGGTGGCCGTCGACAAGGCGACCACCTGCCGGTCCGCACGGCGGGCGCGCCATAACCATCCGCCCATCGCCATCATGGCGGCACCGAGGCCGGCAACCCAACCCGGCAGCATCTCGAACAACACATGACCGCTGATCCAGGGCAGAACGGCCAGGGCCAGGCCGACCCCGATCCACAACAGCGCGGCCGAGCGCAGCCGAAGGAGACGGTCCGAATCGATCGCATCGTCCAGCAGGACGGTGACCATCACGGCAAGCGCCGGAATCATCGGCAGGAGGTAATGGGGCAGCTTGCCCGAGGCGAGCGACAGCAGCAGGAACGGTGCCCCGACCCAGGCAATCAACAGCCATATCAGGTGCCTGCCATCTGCAGAGCGCCGGGCGATAACGAGATGAACCCGGCCGAGCAGAAGGCTCCAAGGCAGGAACAGCAGCGGCAACACCCAGAGGTAGTAATAGATCGGCTGCGCGTGGTCGAAGGCGTTGACGGCGCGGCCGGCCATCTGCCCCCACAGGATCGACTCGGCGTATTCGGGCCCGCCGAGGTTCGCCGCCCAGAGCGCCCAGAGCAACGCGACGCAGGAGCCAAGAAAACCGACCAGCCCCGCCCGGACGAACCACGCCCACGACAAGCCCACACCGGCCCACCACGGTGCCGCGACCGTCAACGGCACCAGGTAGATCAAGGCGAACGGCCCCTTGGCGAGCGTGCCGAACGCAGTACCGAGAAACAGCCACACCCAACCGCGTCGCCGGCCTCGCCCCACTTCCAGCAGACCGAACACGCCCAGCAGGACGAAGAACACCACCAGCTGATCGAACATCACCATGGTGGCGAATCCCAGCCAGTAGATCGTGCCCAGCAGCACCCAGGGCGCCAACGCGGCGCGAATCGGTCGCTCGGGAAATAGCCGACTGGCCACCGCGCGGATCAGGAACAGGCTGCCGAAGGCGAAGAGCGGGCCTAACAGACGCGGAGTGATCTCGTTGACGCCGAACGCCGCCCAACCGGCATGGATCAGCCAGAACAGTAGCGGCGGCTTGTGGCTGTAGGGCTCACCGTTCAGCAACGGCACGATCCACGACCCCGAGTGCCACATCTCCCAGGCCACACCGAGATAGCGTGTTTCGTCGATGGGCATCAGTGGCCGCGTCAGCAGCGAGACCGCCACCAGCAGCACGAACAGCGGCAACCAGCCCCACTCAAGCACTCGATACCAGAGGCCGTTTACCGACATGTGACCCTCCCGCTTCGCCATCGTCGTGATGCGCTTCATCCGGATAACACGATAGACGTTCTTTCCACCGAACCGATGACAGAGCGGAATGGCACAGCTCGTGCTTCGACAAGGGACGCATTCAACACGATACTGGCGAACATGACCCCAACGACTCGACCTGCCACCCCCGGTCAGCCGATCCGGCGCCGCTCGACCTGGCTGGCCCTCGCCGCCTTGCTCCTGCCGATAGCGACATCTTCCGCAACGGCGGCCGACAGCGAAGCCTGCCATGCCAGCCATCGGCTGGTAATCACCGAGGCGCGTATCGTGCACGAACCCGGCGACGTGACCGGGCTCGCGTCCGCTCTCGCCGCCCGACTTGAGCGCCGGCTGGAAGCGGGCGGTCATCAGGTAGTCCGCACCCTGCCGCCGACCCGTAGCGAAGGGCTTTCACCGGCAATGGATGCCTTCGCCCGCCATGCCGCGCCCTACTTCCTCCGCCTGGGCGCCAGTGACGTGACCACCGAAGGCCGTCCCTCCCGCTTCCTGTTGGTGCCGGATCAGTACCAGCCCCGCGCGGGGCAGCTACAGGCGACGCTGGATGACGGCGCGCAAGGGGCACGACTGGCAACCTGGCGTTTCGATCTGGAGGCCACCGGCGGCAAGCCGTTCTCGCCCGACATCAATGCGCACTCGGAACGGTTCTGGGAAACGCAATGGGGCCGCTCGCTCGACGAGGGCGTCGAGCGGCTCGCCACCGGCGTACTCGACACCATCCGCTGCCGCCCGTTGGTCGGCCGCGTACTCTCCACGCAACCGCGTGGCGGTATTACCGACCTGCGGATCGATCTGGGACGTGAGGACGGCCTGCGCGGTGGCGACCGATTGATGGTCGTCGAACCGGGCGTGCCGGTCGACTGGCTGGGTGTCAATCTCTTGACTCGACCGTCCACGGAGACGACGGCCGGACCGGTTCGCGAACCGCAGTCATTGGGAATGGCCCGCATCACCTACCTCGGCGAGCGCGACAGCACCATCCGATACACCGGCCGCCAAGCCGTGGAAAGCGGCGATCTGGTGCTGGTCCGGCCTCAGCCGCAACGACTCAAGCGGCTGCCCGACTGACCGGCGGGCGGGTCAGTCGATCTGCTCGCCCAGCCCGCGAGCCAGATCGGCGATGATGTCCTGCGGGTCCTCGAGTCCGACAGACAACCGCACCAGGCCCTCGTCGATGCCTGCCTCGGCACGCGCCTCCGGCGACAACCGGCCGTGCGTGGTGCTGGCCGGATGGGTGATGGTGGTCTTGGTATCGCCGAGATTGGCGGTGATCGAGAGCATCCGGGTGCCGTTGATCACGTTCCACGCCGCCTGGCGGCCACCATCGACCACGAAGGAGACAATCGCACCCGGGCCGGTCTGTTGCGCGGCAATGATGTCTGCCTGAGGATGGTCGGGCAGTCCCGGGAAATGCACCCGGGCGACGTTGTGATGGGCGACCAGCCAGTCGGCCACCTCGCGGGCGTGGCGGCTGTGCGCCTCCATGCGCAGGTTGAGCGTCTCCAGGCCCTTGGCGAAGATCCAGGCGTTGAACGGCGCCATCGTCGGGCCGCAGGTGCGCAGGAAACCGCGCACTTCCTTGCCGACGCGCTCGGCGTCACCGACTACCGCCCCGCCGATTGCCCGACCCTGACCGTCGAGGAACTTGGTCGCCGAGTGGATGACGATGTCCGCGCCCAGGCTCAGCGGCCGCTGCAGTGCCGGGGTGCAGAAGCAGTTGTCGACCACCAGCGCGGCATCGTGCCCGTGGGCCAGTTTGGCCAGCCGGCTGATGTCCGCGACCTCGGTCAGCGGATTCGATGGCGTCTCGATGAACAGCATCCGTGTGCGCTCACCGACGGCCTCCTCCCACTGTGACCAGTCGGTCAGGTTCACCCAGCGGACCACCAAGCCGAACTTGGCCATGTACTTGTCGAACAGCACCTTGGTGGTACCGAACACCTGCCGGGCGATCACGACCTCGTCGCCGGCCTCGCACAGGGCCATGACGGTCGACAGGATGGCCGACATGCCCGAGGCGGTGGCAACGCAGTCCTCGCCGCCTTCCATCACGGCGAGCCGCTCCTCGAAGATGCGCGTGGTCGGGTTGGTGAACCGCGCGTAGATGTTGCCCGGCTCGTCGCCGGCGAAGCGGGCGGCGGCCTGCTCGGCCGACTCGAACGTGAAGCTCGAAGTGGTGAAGATCGGCTCGCCGTGCTCACGCTCGGGCGTCGGGTGGTGGCCCGTGCGGATGGCCTGGGTCGCGAGCGACCAGTCGTTTTCAAAACGGCGGTTCGAATCGGTCATGGGTATCCGGTCCAGTCGGTCGGGCCCGGTTCAGCGGGCGTTGAAGAAATGCCAGGCGAGATTGTCGAACTCGGCGATCTCCGCCAGCAGCCGGTCCGTCTCCTCCTCGAGCTCGAGGAACTGATGCTCGGCCAGCGGCGCCATCGAGCAGTTCTCAGGCGGCGTGCCGAACTGCTCCAGCAACTCGCGCATCTGGGGCAGGAATTTCCACTGCAGCCACTCCTGGAACGCCAGGGTGTCGAAGCAGAACGGATTGGGGCTGGCCAGGGCCTCGTCGCTGGGGCGCTCGTCCGACCACAGGCCTGCCTGCTGCATTTCATGAGCGATGTGGTCGAGCTGACGCAGCATCTGGTCGGTGCTGGGGCGAACGTTTTCCATCGCGTCCTCTTGGTCGTTCAGTGTACTCGCGAGGAGCCCGGGGGCTCGTCGTTCATGTCGGCGCCACCCTCGTCGTCGGCCCAGAACAGCCGGTGCGGCACCAGTTGGCCGCGGCCGATGGCCGCCGCGTACATCAGGGTCTGGTGCGTGTATTCCAGGCCCTCATGCACGGCATTTACCGGGTCACTGCCCTGTGCGATCAGCCCGGCGATCGCCGAGGAGAGAGTGCAACCCGAGCCGTGGTACTTGCCGGCCAGTCGCTCGTAGACGAAGCGGCGTGCCGGATCGACTCCGAACAGCCAGTTCTCGACCTTCTCGCCCGGCTCGTCGCCACCCTTGAGGAGCACGTATTCGGCACCGAGCGCGGAGAGGATGGCGCCGCGCTCCTGCAAATCGCGACCCTCCGGCGCCAGCACCCGGCCTTCGTGGGCATTGGGGGTGGCGATCGTGGCGCGTGGGAACAGGTGTTCGGCAATCGCCGCGGCAACGGCATTGTCGCCCAGCGAGCCGCCCCCACCGGCCACGAGCACCGGGTCGAGCACCACCGGGATTTCCGGGTGACGCGCCAGCACGGTGGCGACCGCTTCCACCAGTTCGACGGTGCCGAGCATGCCGATCTTGATCGCTCCGACCGGCATGTCATTGAGCACCGCAAGCGACTGGTCGATCACCAGCTTGGGATCGCTGGGCACGAAGCCGTGCACGTTGACCGTGTCCTGCACGGTAAGCGCCGTGATCGCCGTGGCCGGATGCACGCCCTGGCTGACGATCGCCTCGATGTCCGCGTGGATGCCCGCCCCGCCGCTCGGGTCGTGGCCGGCAATTGCCAGGACCACCGGAACCTCGGGGAGGTCGTTGAGCGTCTGTCTCGTTTCCATCTGGTGCTAAGCTCCCTCGAACAATGGTGCCGTCGCGGCGCCGACACGCCCTCGGCGTGCCGGGCCCGACATCATAACGCAGCCAGCGCCGCTGGCATCGGCCTCTTCCCGACCACCGACAACCACCTCGCCGAAGGACCGCATCGCACGATGACGCCTCTGAAACCGTCAGAATGGATCCGACCACTCAAGCGCTGGATCTGGCACGACCGACCAACCGGCCGCCTCTCCCAGTTTGTCCAGCGCCTGACGCGGGCGTTCCTCAACGTGATGTCCTCGGCATCCCGCGGCGACCTGCAACTCAACGCCATGAGCCTGTCGTACACCACGCTCCTGTCGATGGTGCCGTTGCTTGCCGTCACGTTCTCGGTGCTCAAGGCGTTCGGGTCGGCATCCGTGATCGAGCCGTTCCTGCTCTCGCTGCTAGCCCCGCTGGGTGATGCCGCCGACGAGCTGACACTGCGGATTCTCAGTTTCGTCGACAACATCCGCGTCGGCGTATTGGGTGCGGTAGGCGTCGCGCTGCTCTTCTACACCGTCATCGCCCTGATGCAGAAGATCGAGCGGGTCTTCAACCGCATCTGGCATGTGCACCAGATGCGCTCGATGTCGGCACGTTTCGCCAACTACCTCTCGGTACTGATGGTCGGCCCGGTACTGGTGATCGCTGCCGGCAGTCTCACGGCCACCCTGCTCGCCGCACCAGTGATCCGCGACTTCGCCGCGCTGTCGATCCTGGCGACCATGCTCAAGTGGCTTGGCTACCTGGTGCCACTGGCGATCTGGACCGGGGCGTTCGCCTTCCTCTACCTGTTCATCCCGAATACGCGGGTAAAGGCGAGCGCCGCCCTGGTCGGCGGTCTGGTCGCCGCGGTGCTCTGGAACCTGCTGGGACTGGTATTCGGCGGGCTGATCGCGGGATCGACCAGCTACACGGCCGTGTACTCGGCATTCGCCTCGCTGGTGCTGTTCCTGGTCTGGCTGCAGATCGCCTGGATGATCGTGCTGATCGGCGCCGGCATCAGCTATGGCTGGCAGCACAGCGACCGTCTGAGCCTGGGTGACGAGGAAGGCACCCATCCCAGCCAGCGCCTCGCGGCCGCCATCGTGTTGCTCGACGAGATCGAACGACGCTTCGAGGCCGGTCAGCTGCCCCCGGATCGGGACCAGCTGGCCGAGCGCGTCGGTCGATACCGGGTGCTGGCCGAGGTGTGGATCGACCCGCTACTGGAAAAACTGGTGGAAGCGGAATTGCTGCGCGTGACCGAATCGGACGACGCAACCTGCTTCCTGCCGGCACGGCCGGGATCGGCCATCAGCCTCGAAGAAATCGAGAACGCCATCGAGGGGCATGCACCGGAACTGCCGGCTGCCTTGCTCAGGGAAATCCCCGCGCTGGCACGCTTCGGCGAACACCATCGGGAATGGCAGGCGGAACTGGGCCGGACCTCGCTGTCGGCGCGGGATCAATCCGAGGCGTCTTCCGACGACGCGCCGCGCCAGTAGACGGTATGCCGCCCTGCCGGATCGAGCAGGCGGGCGAAGACGAACCAGGCATCCGACAGCCGGTTGAGGTAGGTGGCCAGCGCGGCGCCCTCGTCGGCTGAACACCAGGCCCAGGCCAACCGTTCGGCCCGACGTGTGCCGGTGCGCGCGAGGTGCGCCCGGGCCATGGCCTCGCTGCCCCCGGGAAGGATGAACTCGCGCAGGGGCGGCAGATCGGCGTTGGCCGCCTCGATCCAGGCCTCGAGACGCTCGATCGACGGCAGTTGCGACGGCTCGGCCATCTCGCCCATGGCGACGAAACCGCCCAGATCGAATACCGCCTGCTGCTGCTCGCGGACGAAGTCCAGCCGTTGGGGTTCATCATCCAGCGAGACGGCTAGCAAGCCGAGACGTGCGTTCAGTTCATCGAGCTCACCCAGCAGTTCGATGGCGATGTCCTGCTTGGGCAGCCGCCGGCCGTCGGCCAGTCCGGTCTCGCCACGATCGCCGCTGCGAGTGACGACTCGCGACAGGCGGGGGCGATCGTCATGCGACCTGGCCATGGTCAGCCGGCCTGTGGTTCGGTGGCCGGCACGTCGGTGGGCCAGTCGAGCGGCTGACCGGCGACGACCTTGATGGCAAAGGCAAGAATCGCCGCCACCCCGTAGATCAGGCCCGCGACCACGCCCATATCGACGATGCCGTGCCACGGCTGCGGCAACTGACTGACGAACAGCACCAGCGTCACCACGCCGGCGGTCACGGAAAGCGCGACGATGCGACGCTTTTTCGTCGCGTGGATGTAGCCCATGCAGTAGAGCGGCGCGAGGGCCACATGCCAGCCCACCGGGTGGCGGGACAAATGCACGGCACGGGCAACCACGCGCGGCGAAAAGCCCTTCTGGAAGCCTTTATAACCCTCGCTGTAGACCATGAATACCATCCAGACGGCGAAGAAGGCCCAGTGCCACCAGGCCCAGGGCGCGTCCCAGGCAGCGACGGCATAGAAGGACAGGCGGTAGATGGCCCAGAGCAGCAGCGCGCACAGGCCCAGCACGCCCCAGACTGCTCCGATGACACCCAGTTGCTTGTTCACCACAATCGACTCTCCCGGACCCATGTCCGTCTGGCGGTTCTTTGGCAAGGGCGCGGAGTTTATCATGCACGCCTCCACCCGATTCCCGAGTGACCGGACCCGATGAACCCCCGCACCCGACGCGAGATGTTCGCGCGCTTCCAGCGCCAGCTTCCCGAGCCCACCACGGAGCTCGAGTACTCGACCCCATTCGAGCTACTCGTCGCCGTGGTGCTCTCCGCTCAGGCGACCGACGCGGGCGTGAACAAGGCGACCCGCCCGCTGTTCCAACGGGCAAACACGCCTCGGGGCATCCTGGACCTGGGCCTCGACGAACTGACCGAGGCAATCCGCACCATCGGCCTGTACAAGACCAAGGCGAAGAACGTCTACGCACTCTCCCGCCAGCTGATCGAGAAACACGACGGTGAGGTGCCGGCCGACCGCGAAGCCCTGGAGGCCCTGCCCGGGGTGGGCCGCAAGACCGCCAACGTGGTGCTGAACACCGTCTTCCGTCAGCCGACCATGGCGGTCGACACGCACATCTTCCGGGTGGCCAACCGCACGGGACTGGCAAAGGGCAAAACGGTGCGTGCCGTGGAGGAACGCCTGCTGAAGGTGATCCCGAAGGAATACCGCCTCGATGCCCACCACTGGCTGATCCTGCACGGTCGCTACGTCTGCAAGGCGCGCAAGCCGGACTGCGGCGCCTGCATCGTCTGCGACCTGTGCGACTTTTCCGACAAGACCGAGGAATGCAGCCCGGAGCTGATCGCCCGTTACGCTACCGAAGAGACCTGAGCATGTACTCAAGCGACCGCCGCAAGATGCGCCAGCCCTTTATCGACGCCTGGGCAAAAGGCAAGCAGAAAAAGCCGCTTGCCCCGATCGAACAGATGATCTTCGAGGTGGTGCGCGACCATCCCGAGTACCACTCGCTGCTCGACCAGCCGGAGTTCGCCCTCGAGGCCGACTGGCCGCCGGAAATGGGCGTGACCAACCCGTTCCTGCACATGAGCATGCATCTGTCCCTGCGCGAGATGGTGCAGACGGACCGCCCGGCAGGGATCCGCTCGGTGCATGCGGAGCTTTCGCTCAAGAAGGGCGACCCGCTGGAGGCCGAGCACGAAATGATCGACTGCCTCGGCGAGGCACTCTGGCAGGCTCAGCAGAATGGCGGCCCGCCCGACGAGAACGCCCTGATGCAGTGCCTGAAGGACAAGCTCAAGCGGTGACAAGGGGCCAAGCAGGCAGGGCAAGCCGGGTCAGTCGCTTTCCTCGAGCGGCCAGTCGACGACATGTGCTTCCCAGTCGATCGATTCCCGGTCGGCACTGGCGGCGATCACCGCCCGACCGGCGACCGAGTGGCCGCTTCTGACCGTGCTCGACGAATCGCCCGTGACCAGCGGGTGCCACGACGGCAGATCGCGCCCCTCGGCAATGCGACGATAGGCGCAGGTCGACGGCAACCAGTCGAACTCGTCGAGGTCCTCGGGCTTGAGCCAGACGCAGCCGGGCACCCGCGTCTGCCGGTTGAGATAATCCGTGCACTGGCAGGTGCCGGCATCCAGCAGATGGCAGGCGACGTCCGTGTAGTAGACGTCGCCCTCCTCGTCCTCGACCTTCTCCAGACAGCACTTGGCACAGCCGTCGCAGAGCGATTCCCACTCGGCGGGCGTCATGTCGCTCAGGCGCTTTCTGCGCCAGAAAGGCGGGCTGTCGTGGCTCATGCGCATGCT
This genomic interval carries:
- a CDS encoding cob(I)yrinic acid a,c-diamide adenosyltransferase, whose protein sequence is MARSHDDRPRLSRVVTRSGDRGETGLADGRRLPKQDIAIELLGELDELNARLGLLAVSLDDEPQRLDFVREQQQAVFDLGGFVAMGEMAEPSQLPSIERLEAWIEAANADLPPLREFILPGGSEAMARAHLARTGTRRAERLAWAWCSADEGAALATYLNRLSDAWFVFARLLDPAGRHTVYWRGASSEDASD
- the nth gene encoding endonuclease III, producing MNPRTRREMFARFQRQLPEPTTELEYSTPFELLVAVVLSAQATDAGVNKATRPLFQRANTPRGILDLGLDELTEAIRTIGLYKTKAKNVYALSRQLIEKHDGEVPADREALEALPGVGRKTANVVLNTVFRQPTMAVDTHIFRVANRTGLAKGKTVRAVEERLLKVIPKEYRLDAHHWLILHGRYVCKARKPDCGACIVCDLCDFSDKTEECSPELIARYATEET
- a CDS encoding YcgN family cysteine cluster protein, giving the protein MSHDSPPFWRRKRLSDMTPAEWESLCDGCAKCCLEKVEDEEGDVYYTDVACHLLDAGTCQCTDYLNRQTRVPGCVWLKPEDLDEFDWLPSTCAYRRIAEGRDLPSWHPLVTGDSSSTVRSGHSVAGRAVIAASADRESIDWEAHVVDWPLEESD
- a CDS encoding DUF1841 family protein; the protein is MYSSDRRKMRQPFIDAWAKGKQKKPLAPIEQMIFEVVRDHPEYHSLLDQPEFALEADWPPEMGVTNPFLHMSMHLSLREMVQTDRPAGIRSVHAELSLKKGDPLEAEHEMIDCLGEALWQAQQNGGPPDENALMQCLKDKLKR
- a CDS encoding YihY/virulence factor BrkB family protein codes for the protein MTPLKPSEWIRPLKRWIWHDRPTGRLSQFVQRLTRAFLNVMSSASRGDLQLNAMSLSYTTLLSMVPLLAVTFSVLKAFGSASVIEPFLLSLLAPLGDAADELTLRILSFVDNIRVGVLGAVGVALLFYTVIALMQKIERVFNRIWHVHQMRSMSARFANYLSVLMVGPVLVIAAGSLTATLLAAPVIRDFAALSILATMLKWLGYLVPLAIWTGAFAFLYLFIPNTRVKASAALVGGLVAAVLWNLLGLVFGGLIAGSTSYTAVYSAFASLVLFLVWLQIAWMIVLIGAGISYGWQHSDRLSLGDEEGTHPSQRLAAAIVLLDEIERRFEAGQLPPDRDQLAERVGRYRVLAEVWIDPLLEKLVEAELLRVTESDDATCFLPARPGSAISLEEIENAIEGHAPELPAALLREIPALARFGEHHREWQAELGRTSLSARDQSEASSDDAPRQ